In the Desulfobaccales bacterium genome, one interval contains:
- a CDS encoding thioredoxin family protein, with amino-acid sequence MKRPQSPCDAALEVTRIMVGGLPVGITGLKAAIEEVAALGELSEAEIAQALYDRLKPLNYIPPRAAEEYKQAFLREYKKARGEAVPEEKGALSITILGPGCPNCHRLEQMVYEVLTELSLPAQVEMVTDLTEITARGVFATPALLINGQVRVMGKVPSRDTLKEWLKALAT; translated from the coding sequence GTGAAGCGCCCCCAATCCCCCTGCGACGCCGCCCTGGAAGTGACCCGGATCATGGTGGGAGGTCTGCCCGTGGGCATCACCGGCCTCAAGGCCGCCATCGAAGAGGTGGCCGCCCTGGGGGAGCTCTCCGAGGCCGAGATCGCCCAGGCCCTCTATGACCGCCTTAAGCCCCTGAACTACATCCCGCCCCGGGCCGCGGAGGAATACAAACAGGCCTTCCTGCGGGAATACAAAAAGGCCCGGGGTGAGGCCGTGCCCGAAGAGAAAGGCGCCCTGAGCATCACCATCCTGGGGCCCGGCTGCCCTAACTGCCACCGCCTGGAGCAGATGGTCTATGAGGTCCTCACCGAGCTTTCCCTGCCGGCCCAGGTGGAGATGGTGACGGACCTGACGGAGATCACCGCCCGCGGCGTCTTTGCCACCCCGGCCCTCCTCATCAACGGCCAGGTCCGGGTCATGGGCAAGGTGCCGTCGCGAGATACCCTGAAGGAGTGGCTAAAAGCCCTGGCCACCTAA